Proteins encoded together in one Parcubacteria group bacterium window:
- a CDS encoding response regulator: MTQEETTKKTIMIAEDDAFIGDIYEVKLKDAGYNVILASNGRDAIEKLEAGARPNIMLLDIVMPYMDGFDVLEAISHRPEWKEIPVVLLTNLSQKEDVDRGMALGAKDFLIKSHFTPSEVLAKVQKYMT, from the coding sequence ATGACACAAGAAGAAACAACAAAAAAAACCATCATGATCGCGGAAGACGATGCGTTCATTGGCGATATTTATGAGGTAAAGCTGAAAGATGCGGGATATAACGTCATTTTGGCAAGTAACGGTCGTGATGCAATTGAAAAGTTGGAGGCCGGCGCGCGACCCAATATCATGCTTTTGGACATTGTCATGCCGTATATGGATGGCTTTGATGTTTTGGAGGCGATCAGTCATCGTCCGGAATGGAAGGAAATCCCTGTCGTTTTGCTGACAAATCTTTCACAAAAAGAAGATGTGGATCGAGGCATGGCGCTTGGTGCAAAAGATTTTTTGATCAAATCACATTTTACACCATCGGAAGTTTTGGCAAAGGTGCAAAAATACATGACATAG
- the pilM gene encoding type IV pilus assembly protein PilM, producing the protein MSLFSSRSGHYLGVDFGTQSIKAVELKVSKGRPYLTNYGWVNVTNIKEVPDAYDNDYAKRLSDALRELFSQMKPTARKAIVAIPSFNGLVMIVDFPRMSEKDVASAIKFESRKYIPASLDEVNVSWDVLDEEETEKDKENPTMKVLLVAAPKSEVQYYDSLFKDVPVVIDSLELESFSLARAIIGNTKGRFILVDMGAKTTNIVLVENGIVHISRSVDIGGSDMTNAIMQSLNITRERAVVLKEGGENFFTGATKVGFPSLNFVANEVKRVLDTQKSDVVESLVLCGGGSLLVGLPEYMAQLTGLKVTMGNPLSHVVYDENTSGKIKDLSSAFSVAIGLALRGIDEKGSH; encoded by the coding sequence ATGTCATTGTTTTCTTCACGGTCAGGACATTATCTTGGGGTGGATTTTGGAACACAGTCAATCAAGGCTGTGGAGTTAAAGGTTTCCAAGGGGAGGCCGTATTTGACGAATTATGGGTGGGTGAACGTGACAAATATCAAAGAAGTTCCCGATGCATATGATAATGATTACGCGAAGCGTTTGAGTGATGCATTGCGGGAGCTATTTTCTCAGATGAAGCCAACTGCAAGAAAGGCGATCGTTGCAATTCCGAGTTTCAATGGTCTGGTGATGATCGTGGATTTCCCGCGCATGAGTGAAAAAGATGTTGCTTCTGCGATCAAATTTGAATCACGAAAATATATTCCCGCATCATTGGATGAAGTGAATGTCAGCTGGGATGTTTTGGATGAGGAAGAAACCGAAAAAGACAAAGAAAATCCAACGATGAAGGTGCTACTTGTTGCCGCGCCAAAGAGTGAAGTGCAATATTATGACAGTTTATTCAAAGATGTACCAGTAGTGATCGATTCGTTGGAGCTGGAATCTTTTTCACTTGCGCGTGCAATTATCGGCAATACAAAAGGGCGCTTCATTCTGGTGGATATGGGTGCGAAAACGACAAATATCGTTTTGGTAGAGAATGGTATCGTGCATATCAGTCGCAGTGTTGATATTGGCGGATCTGATATGACCAATGCGATCATGCAAAGCTTGAATATCACACGAGAACGTGCTGTTGTTTTGAAAGAGGGGGGAGAAAATTTTTTTACGGGGGCAACAAAGGTGGGATTTCCGTCATTGAATTTCGTGGCAAATGAGGTGAAACGCGTTTTGGATACACAAAAAAGCGATGTTGTAGAGTCATTGGTCCTTTGCGGGGGTGGGTCGCTTCTTGTGGGGTTGCCAGAGTATATGGCGCAACTTACAGGATTAAAAGTGACAATGGGTAATCCACTAAGCCATGTCGTATATGATGAGAATACTTCCGGTAAAATCAAAGATCTTTCCTCGGCATTTTCTGTCGCAATTGGACTTGCTTTGCGAGGGATCGATGAAAAAGGATCGCATTGA
- the pilO gene encoding type 4a pilus biogenesis protein PilO, which translates to MIIRMLLFPVILLLVLYFVIALVVPTSRSISTEKKTVVQKKEMLAKAQEKQKNVNAFVDTVKSHPEEKSFVMDFVPNDQREEIILSDISQLAEKSGVSLFSVGFSEGRQDVRSSAAADQQAYLIEGKMIASGTYEEFKKFSYELFHLKRLYAFKTLELTKVEKEKSEGGAAVDMQQEQMLSGVISFAYGYIPGQAQVNPSTFDQKTDFDSIDTVMKATAQTNPLVSQSTNRPNPFLP; encoded by the coding sequence ATGATCATTAGAATGCTCCTGTTTCCTGTTATTTTACTGCTAGTGCTTTATTTTGTGATTGCACTGGTTGTACCGACATCGCGTTCAATTTCTACGGAAAAAAAGACCGTTGTCCAAAAAAAGGAAATGCTTGCGAAGGCGCAAGAAAAACAAAAGAATGTGAATGCTTTTGTGGATACGGTAAAGAGTCATCCAGAAGAAAAGAGTTTTGTTATGGATTTTGTGCCAAATGATCAACGAGAGGAGATTATTCTTAGTGATATTTCGCAACTTGCGGAGAAGTCCGGTGTGAGTTTGTTTTCTGTCGGTTTTTCTGAAGGACGGCAAGATGTACGATCTTCTGCAGCTGCGGATCAACAAGCATACCTGATCGAAGGAAAAATGATCGCAAGTGGTACATATGAGGAATTCAAGAAGTTTTCATACGAGCTTTTTCATCTCAAACGGTTATATGCTTTCAAGACACTTGAATTGACAAAAGTTGAGAAAGAAAAAAGTGAAGGGGGAGCTGCAGTGGACATGCAACAAGAACAAATGCTCAGTGGTGTGATCTCTTTTGCATATGGCTATATCCCTGGACAGGCACAAGTCAATCCATCGACATTTGATCAAAAGACGGATTTTGATTCTATTGATACTGTGATGAAAGCAACAGCACAGACAAATCCGTTAGTGTCGCAGTCGACGAACAGACCAAACCCATTTTTACCATAA
- a CDS encoding helix-turn-helix domain-containing protein — MIEKSFVRKKVKSLTLGEKLRQLREERHMRVYDLSHKINVKDSYIEALEKGQYNKLPTKVYVKGFVRSYARFFGVTEHVLLNLFEREYSVYNNINSKDEEETVNKLPYVPRFVFTPRVIMVGVGFLILGSIGVYLYFGVDNFISSPWLIVESPAQNSVVTQDSIVVQGKTRNNSRVFINGQQVFVGMDGSFTESVGLLQGVNIIHVKSANKFDKESAMDVIVDAQYVIEEPEKDVRLFVQTKKETITVSVLADGTNVYNGTIVMGDNKEFHAAKEIMITTDNGGGTLVSCDGENFIPLGEGNESIKDRVYDKDTRCDNIPKDDNDDSEKR; from the coding sequence ATGATTGAAAAAAGTTTTGTACGGAAAAAGGTAAAATCACTGACACTCGGCGAGAAGTTGCGGCAATTGCGGGAGGAGCGTCATATGCGTGTGTATGATCTTTCGCACAAGATCAATGTGAAGGATTCTTATATTGAAGCATTGGAAAAAGGACAATATAATAAATTGCCGACGAAGGTGTATGTAAAAGGATTTGTACGTTCGTACGCGCGATTCTTTGGTGTGACTGAGCACGTGCTTCTCAATCTTTTTGAACGAGAATATAGCGTATACAACAACATTAACAGTAAAGATGAGGAGGAAACGGTAAACAAATTGCCGTATGTGCCACGTTTTGTGTTCACTCCGCGCGTGATCATGGTAGGGGTAGGGTTTTTGATACTGGGATCAATCGGAGTGTATTTGTATTTTGGCGTTGATAATTTCATATCCTCTCCGTGGCTTATTGTAGAATCTCCTGCGCAAAACAGTGTTGTGACACAAGATTCTATCGTGGTGCAGGGTAAAACACGCAATAACTCGCGAGTTTTTATAAACGGACAACAGGTATTTGTCGGTATGGACGGATCATTTACAGAGAGCGTAGGTTTGTTGCAAGGAGTGAATATCATTCATGTAAAAAGTGCCAATAAATTTGATAAGGAAAGTGCAATGGATGTGATCGTCGATGCGCAGTATGTGATCGAGGAGCCGGAAAAAGACGTGCGACTTTTTGTACAAACAAAAAAAGAAACAATTACGGTCAGTGTTCTTGCTGATGGCACAAATGTGTATAATGGCACAATTGTTATGGGTGACAATAAAGAATTTCATGCAGCAAAAGAGATCATGATCACCACTGATAACGGAGGAGGAACGCTTGTGAGTTGTGATGGTGAAAATTTCATACCGCTTGGCGAGGGTAATGAGAGCATCAAAGATCGTGTATATGACAAGGATACACGTTGTGACAATATCCCAAAAGATGATAATGACGATTCAGAAAAAAGATGA
- the recA gene encoding recombinase RecA: MAKKKAENLEENKSIDAVVKEIRTKFGDGMLMKLGDVPRVDVAAISTGALSLDIATGIGGVPRGRVIEIYGPESSGKTTLALHIVANAQRDGGTAAFVDAEHALDPEYAKNIGVKINDLLVSQPDAGEQALDIVETLVRSDVVDVIVVDSVAALTPQAEIDGEMGDQHMGRQARLMSQAMRKLTPIIAKSNCVVIFINQIRMKIGVMFGNPETTTGGNALKFYASMRMDVRRSAQIKKGDNVVGNRTKVKIVKNKVAPPFKVAEFDIMYNEGISLTGDVLDVGSLYEVITKKGNSYSYKEEKLGVGREQAKATLKANRKLLDTIAKEVHKVVNDARKKEIVSEEVV; encoded by the coding sequence ATGGCAAAAAAGAAAGCGGAGAATCTTGAAGAGAATAAAAGTATTGATGCGGTTGTGAAAGAGATTAGGACAAAATTTGGAGACGGCATGCTTATGAAATTGGGTGATGTGCCACGCGTTGATGTCGCTGCGATCTCGACGGGTGCACTTTCTCTGGATATTGCGACGGGGATCGGTGGTGTGCCACGCGGTCGTGTGATCGAGATCTACGGACCGGAGTCATCAGGTAAAACGACGCTTGCATTGCATATTGTTGCGAATGCGCAGAGAGATGGCGGAACGGCGGCTTTTGTGGATGCAGAGCATGCACTTGACCCGGAATATGCAAAAAATATTGGTGTGAAGATCAATGACCTTCTTGTGTCACAGCCGGATGCCGGAGAGCAGGCGTTGGATATTGTGGAAACATTGGTGCGATCGGATGTGGTGGATGTGATTGTGGTGGACTCTGTTGCAGCCTTGACGCCACAGGCAGAGATCGATGGGGAAATGGGTGATCAACACATGGGACGACAAGCGCGACTTATGAGTCAAGCGATGCGCAAGCTAACGCCGATCATCGCAAAATCAAATTGTGTGGTGATCTTTATCAATCAGATCCGCATGAAGATTGGTGTGATGTTTGGTAATCCTGAGACAACGACTGGTGGCAATGCACTCAAATTCTATGCGTCGATGCGTATGGATGTACGGCGATCGGCACAAATCAAAAAAGGTGATAATGTTGTGGGTAACCGTACCAAAGTGAAGATTGTAAAAAACAAAGTGGCTCCACCATTTAAGGTTGCAGAGTTTGATATTATGTACAATGAAGGCATTTCTCTCACAGGAGACGTTTTGGATGTGGGATCATTATATGAGGTTATTACGAAAAAAGGCAATTCATATAGTTATAAAGAGGAAAAACTCGGCGTCGGGAGAGAACAAGCAAAAGCAACGCTAAAAGCGAATAGAAAACTCCTTGATACAATTGCAAAAGAAGTGCATAAAGTGGTAAATGATGCACGTAAAAAAGAGATTGTCTCAGAAGAAGTAGTGTAG
- a CDS encoding GspE/PulE family protein, with protein MTQGENETQDDVGQKDHDERDQLVARAQELGVKVLVDIPTNANRESIQMLSEDIAKKNRIAIFDRDKKTKTLHVAMKDIQDVNALNILRFIAQKDHMNIEIYLAGDELLEKLYALYGSAEKAVEDVVQSFEIEDEEKKDSLNVIGERESIQDAPVAKLVHVIIKHALDGKASDIHIEPIDKTYRVRFRQDGILHASLTFPEDVGRAVISRIKILSNLKIDERRKPQDGRFRINDQGNDIDFRVSSLPVVEGEKIVMRVLEKDRQTFDLIELGMMGTQHEMFLKRIKDPYGMILMTGPTGSGKSTTLYAFLQILNGEERNIITLEDPVEYFVPGINQSQVKPEIGYSFASGLRSILRQDPNVIMVGEIRDGETAELAVHAALTGHLVFSTVHTNNAIGALPRLIDLGIEPFLIASALRVIAAQRLVRSICPDCKEEMHMPDNIVEQIKRDLEGVSEEEMKKYGLDISQGFKFYHGKGCKNCGELGLKGRLALYEAIEVDNDMQNLIVEEEGNIVKVERQARNKGFITLKQDGILKVLLGLTTLSELERVTEGDMSIGGKLDEVTDEDQMQKDKKHAH; from the coding sequence ATGACACAAGGCGAAAACGAAACGCAGGATGATGTCGGGCAAAAGGATCACGATGAGCGTGATCAGCTTGTCGCGCGTGCACAGGAATTGGGAGTGAAAGTGCTGGTAGATATACCGACGAATGCAAATCGAGAATCAATTCAGATGTTGTCTGAAGATATCGCAAAGAAAAATAGAATTGCGATTTTTGATCGTGACAAAAAAACCAAAACACTGCACGTCGCCATGAAAGATATACAGGATGTCAATGCGTTGAATATTTTGCGATTTATTGCGCAGAAGGATCATATGAATATTGAGATCTATCTCGCCGGGGATGAATTGTTGGAGAAACTCTATGCGTTGTATGGTAGTGCCGAAAAAGCGGTGGAAGATGTGGTGCAATCTTTTGAGATTGAAGATGAGGAGAAAAAAGACTCACTTAATGTTATCGGTGAGAGAGAAAGTATCCAAGATGCGCCTGTGGCAAAGCTTGTGCATGTGATTATCAAGCATGCGTTGGATGGAAAGGCATCAGACATTCATATTGAACCAATTGACAAAACATATCGTGTGCGTTTTCGACAGGATGGTATTTTGCATGCATCTCTGACATTTCCTGAGGATGTGGGTAGAGCGGTAATTTCTCGCATTAAGATCCTTTCTAATTTGAAAATTGATGAAAGACGCAAGCCGCAAGATGGACGGTTTCGCATCAATGATCAGGGAAATGATATTGATTTTCGTGTATCCAGTTTGCCTGTTGTTGAGGGTGAAAAAATTGTGATGCGTGTTTTGGAAAAGGATCGTCAGACATTTGATCTTATTGAACTTGGTATGATGGGCACACAGCATGAGATGTTCTTGAAGCGCATCAAAGATCCGTATGGCATGATCCTTATGACAGGGCCGACCGGATCGGGGAAATCCACCACATTGTATGCTTTTTTGCAGATTCTCAATGGGGAGGAACGAAACATTATTACATTGGAGGATCCCGTAGAGTATTTTGTTCCGGGCATCAACCAATCACAGGTCAAGCCGGAAATCGGATATTCTTTTGCAAGCGGTTTGCGCAGTATTCTCCGTCAGGATCCAAATGTGATCATGGTAGGTGAGATTCGTGATGGTGAAACTGCAGAACTCGCTGTACATGCTGCGCTTACCGGACATCTTGTTTTTTCGACGGTGCATACAAATAATGCCATTGGTGCGTTGCCACGACTTATTGATTTGGGCATTGAGCCGTTTCTGATCGCATCCGCTTTGCGCGTGATCGCTGCGCAGCGCCTGGTGCGAAGCATTTGTCCGGATTGTAAAGAGGAAATGCATATGCCGGATAATATCGTGGAGCAGATCAAACGTGATTTGGAAGGTGTATCCGAGGAGGAAATGAAAAAATACGGATTGGATATATCACAGGGGTTCAAATTTTATCATGGGAAAGGGTGCAAGAACTGTGGCGAATTGGGATTGAAAGGACGCCTCGCTCTCTATGAAGCAATTGAAGTGGATAATGACATGCAAAATTTGATCGTAGAAGAAGAAGGTAATATCGTCAAGGTTGAAAGACAAGCGCGCAATAAGGGATTTATTACTTTGAAACAAGATGGTATACTGAAAGTACTGCTTGGATTGACAACGTTGTCTGAGCTCGAACGCGTTACGGAAGGGGATATGAGCATTGGCGGAAAACTTGATGAAGTCACTGATGAGGATCAGATGCAAAAGGATAAAAAACACGCGCATTGA